The Chloroflexota bacterium genome segment TCTCGCTGCGCACCACCAGGGCGTCATAGTCCCCGATGGCGGCGGCGAGGGCATCGGGCTTCTGGCCCGTCTTCACGTCAACCTGGTGGCCGGCCTCCCTGAGCAGGCGTATCCCCTCTTCGGCGATGGGGTCAGCGACCAGGACTCGCACTTAGGCGCTCCTTGCGGGGGCTTTCAGTCCGCCCATTGTACCCATGACGGTCTTGACCGCCGCAAGGCAGTCGTCAATCTCCTTCTGGGTGAAGAAGCCCAGGTGGCCGATGCGGAAGATCTTGCCCGCGATGGCGCCCTGGCCGCCGCCGAGGACGACGCCGTGCTCCTTGCGCATCGTGGTGTTGAAGGCCTTCCAGTCCACGCCTTCCGGGATCTTGATGGCAGTGACGGTGTTGGAGGCATAGCGCTCATCGGCGAAGAGCTGGAGGCCCATCGCTTTGACGGCCTGCCTGGTGTGCGCGCCGATGGAGGCGTGGCGCTCGTAGACGCTGCCCAACCCCTCCTTGAAGAGGAGGTCGAGGCCCGTGTTCAATCCGTAGAAGATGCTGATGGCGGGCGTCCAGGGCGTCTCACCTTTATCGGCGGACTCCTTGGCCATCTTCAGATCGAAGTAGAAGCGCGGGCACTTGGCCTTGGCGATGGTCTCCCAGGCCCTGGGGCTGACGCTGAGCATCGCCAGGCCGGGAGGCGTCATCCAGCCCTTCTGGGAGCCGGAGATGGCGATGTCTATCTCCCATTCGTCCACGGGCAGAGGCAGGGAACTGATGCTGCTGACGCCGTCAACGACGATGGTCTTGTTGAACTCGCCCTTGATGACCTTGGCGAGGGATCTCAGGTCGTTGGTGACGCCGGTGGAGGTCTCATTGTGCGTGAGGTAGACGGTGTTGACCTTGGTCTCGCTCTTGAGGACCTGGCGCACCTTGTCCGGGTCGGCGGCCGAGCCGTAGGGGAAGGAGACGGGGACGACATCGGCGCCGTAGGCCTTGGCGATCTTGATGAGGCGCTCGCCGAACTCGCCGATGGAGATGACGACGACGCGCTCGCCTGGAGAGAGGGTGTTGGCCATCGCCGCCTCCAGGCCGCCTGTGCCGGAGGAGGTGAGGATGATCATATCGTTCTTTGTGCCGAAGACCTTCTTGAGGCCCTCGGTCACCTTGTTCTGGATGGCGGCGAACTCCGGGCCGCGATGGTTGATCATGGGCCCGCTGAGGGCTGAAAGGACCTCTTGGGGGACCGGCGTTGGTCCGGGAATGCGAAGGTTCATGGCGAGACTCCTACGAAGGCGATACGCTTGTGAATTTTACCACAAATCAACGGCTACGACCGTTCTCTCTCCTGTTGTCCAGAAGGAAAGCAGCTAGGAGGCCTCCGAGACGACCTGGACGTAGCGGCGGCTACCGACTTGGATGACTGCCCCTGGCTTCACGACGACCGACTGCTCGTGCGCCTCTAGTTTACGCCCATCGAGCTTCACGGAGCCTTGCTGGACAAGGCGCCGACCTTCCATGGCACTGGGCGCAAGGCCCGCGCGATGGAGAAGCTTGGCGACGTTGACCTCAGCCGTTGCCCCGCCGAAGGGGAGGGCGATGGTGGGCATATCGGCCGGGCGCTCCTTGTGCTGGACCGTCCGCTCGAAGTGCTCAGCGCCCTGCTGCGCGCCGGCCTTGCCGTGGAACTGCTCCGTGATGAGGGCGGCCAGGCGCTTCTTCAGGGTCATGGGGTTTACGGCGCCCGATTCGACCTGCTTCACGATGCCGGCAAGCTCCGCATCGGGCACGTCCGTGAGCAGCTCGTAGTAGCTGCCGATGAGCTTATCCGGGATGGACATCACCTTGCCGTACATATCGTTGGGCGAATCGTTCACCGCGATGTAGTTCCCCAGGCTCTTGCTCATCTTCTGCGCGCCGTCCGTGCCGACGAGGATGGGCACGAGGAAGACCTGCTGGGGACGCTGGCCTGAGATTTCCTGCAGCTCGCGCCCGAGGAGATTGTTGAAGCGCTGGTCGGTGCCGCCGAACTCCACATCGGCCTGGACCATGACGGAGTCGTAGGCTTGGAGGAGCGGGTAGAGGAGCTCTGTGATGGCGATGGGCTGGTCGGCGGCGAAGCGCTTGGCGAAGTCGTCGCGCTTGAGCAGCTGCGCCACGGTGAACTTGCGCGTTAGCTGGATGACGTCTTTGAGGTCGAAGTGGTTGAACCACTCCGTCTGCCGCCGCACCTCGGTCTTGTTGGGGTCAACGATTTTGAAGAACTGGTGCAGATAGGTCTCGGCGTTCTGAGCGACTTCCTCCGCCGAGAGCATAGTGCGCATCTCCGAGCGGCCGCTGGGATCGCCGATCTGGGCCGTCCAATCGCCGACGATGAGGACGACGGTGTGGCCCAGCTCCTGCAATTGGCGCAGCTTGCGCAGCCCGACGACATGCCCCAAATGCAGGTCGGGGCGCGTGGGGTCGAAGCCCTGCTTGAGGCGCAGGGGCTTGCCGGCCTTGAGGAGGCGGGTGAAGACCTCCTTGGAAATGATATCGGCGACGCCCCGGTTGAGGATGGCGTGCCGTTCGGCGTTCGTAGGGATGCGGGCGCTCATGACTTGAGCCTCGGGGCGGTCAGCGCGCGCGATTGTTCGACGTCTTTCCTCATCTGGGCCACCAGGGATTCGATGCTTGCGAATTTCATCTCTGGGCGGATGCGCGCCAGGAACTCGATAGTGATCTCCTTGCCGTAGATATCGCCGGAGAAGTCCATGATGAAGGTCTCGAAGGTGCGCGCATTATGCCCGAAGGTGGGGCGCACGCCAATATTGGTGGCCGCGCCGTAGCGCCTGCCGCCGACGACGGCGATGGTGCTATAGACGCCATCGCCCGGGATCGCCAGCTCCGGGTCGCTCTTGACGTTGGCGGTGGGAAAGCCGATGGTGCGGCCGCGCCTATCGCCAACGACGACGGTCCCGGTGACGACGTAGGTGCGGCCCAGCAGCTCCGCCGCCTGTTGCACGTCGACTTCTGCCAGGGCCTTGCGCACCGCCGTGCTGCTGACGATGGCTCCCTTGTGGAGGAAGGCGGAGGCCGTCTCCACGCGGAAGCCGAGCTCTTTCCCGATGCCCTGGAGCACCGGGACGGTGCCTTCGCGGCCTTTGCCGAGGGCGAAGTCCGGCCCGACGATGAGGAGGCGCATGCGGAGCGATGTGACCAGCATCTCGGCGAACTGGCGCGCCGTGTACTGCGAGAGCTCTTTCGTGAAAGTGAGCGGCACCACGTGGTCAACGCCGGTGGCGCGCAGGAGCGCGAGGCGCTCCGGGAGCGGGCAGAGATAGGGGAACTGCACCTCCGGGTTGAGGACGGTGCGCGGGTGATTGCGAAAGGTCACTACCGCAGAGGCGAGGCCGCCGGACTCAGCGGCGCGCACCTGGCCGATGAGGTGCTTGTGGCCCAGGTGGACGCCATCGAAGACGCCGATGGTCAGCGCTGTATCCTTGGCAGGCCGGACGGCCGCTAGATCGGAGACGGGGTTGGGAGCCATGGCGGCTGCGAGCGTCATGCGCCCGGGTGCGGCTAGGCCTTGGCCGCGGTGAGCGGCTTGCGCGAAAGGCCCTGCACCTTCGAGATGGCGCGCACCTGCTCCATCATGTAGGCGAAGTTCTCCGGCGTCAGCGACTGCGCGCCGTCGGATTTCGCCTGGTCCGGGTTGGGGTGGACTTCGATGATGAGGCCGTGGGCGCCTGCGGCCACGGAAGCGGCGGCCATGGGCGGCACGAGGTACCACTTGCCGGTGCCGTGGCTGGGATCGGAGACGACGGGCAGGTGGCTGAGCTTGCGCACCACGGGGATGGCGCTGAGATCGAGGGTGTTGCGGGTGTAGGTCTCGAAGGTGCGGATGCCGCGCTCGCAGAGGATGACGTTGTGGTTGCCCTGGGCAAGAACGTACTCGGCGGCCAGGAGCCACTCTTCGATGGTGGCGGAGAGGCCGCGCTTCAGCAGGACGGGCTTGTGCTGCTTGCCCACTTCGTCCAGTAGGTTGAAGTTCTGCATGTTGCGCGCGCCCACCTGGAGGACATCCGAATACTTGTGGACGACCTCCACATCGCGGGTGTCCAGGACCTCCGTGATGACGGGCAGGCCGGTCTCCTCGCGGGCCTTGGCCAGGAGCTTGAGGCCGTCCAGCTTGAGGCCGCGGAAGCTGTAGGGGGAGGTGCGGGGCTTGAAGGCGCCGCCGCGGAGAACCTTGGCGCCCGCGGCTTTGACGGCCTTGGCGACTTCGACGACCTGCTTCTCCGTTTCGACGGAGCAGGGGCCGGCCATCACCATCACAGGATGCTCGCCGCCGATGTAGGCGTCGCCGATCTTCACCACGGTATCGTCCGGGTGGAATTCGCGGCTGGCCAGCTTGTAGG includes the following:
- the aroF gene encoding 3-deoxy-7-phosphoheptulonate synthase, with the protein product MIVVMKQGATQEEIDGVSKRVKEAGLRTSVVTGAERTIVGIIGGAVSPDLGSSLERLPGVTQVLRVSRPYKLASREFHPDDTVVKIGDAYIGGEHPVMVMAGPCSVETEKQVVEVAKAVKAAGAKVLRGGAFKPRTSPYSFRGLKLDGLKLLAKAREETGLPVITEVLDTRDVEVVHKYSDVLQVGARNMQNFNLLDEVGKQHKPVLLKRGLSATIEEWLLAAEYVLAQGNHNVILCERGIRTFETYTRNTLDLSAIPVVRKLSHLPVVSDPSHGTGKWYLVPPMAAASVAAGAHGLIIEVHPNPDQAKSDGAQSLTPENFAYMMEQVRAISKVQGLSRKPLTAAKA
- a CDS encoding bifunctional riboflavin kinase/FAD synthetase translates to MTLAAAMAPNPVSDLAAVRPAKDTALTIGVFDGVHLGHKHLIGQVRAAESGGLASAVVTFRNHPRTVLNPEVQFPYLCPLPERLALLRATGVDHVVPLTFTKELSQYTARQFAEMLVTSLRMRLLIVGPDFALGKGREGTVPVLQGIGKELGFRVETASAFLHKGAIVSSTAVRKALAEVDVQQAAELLGRTYVVTGTVVVGDRRGRTIGFPTANVKSDPELAIPGDGVYSTIAVVGGRRYGAATNIGVRPTFGHNARTFETFIMDFSGDIYGKEITIEFLARIRPEMKFASIESLVAQMRKDVEQSRALTAPRLKS
- a CDS encoding tyrosine--tRNA ligase is translated as MSARIPTNAERHAILNRGVADIISKEVFTRLLKAGKPLRLKQGFDPTRPDLHLGHVVGLRKLRQLQELGHTVVLIVGDWTAQIGDPSGRSEMRTMLSAEEVAQNAETYLHQFFKIVDPNKTEVRRQTEWFNHFDLKDVIQLTRKFTVAQLLKRDDFAKRFAADQPIAITELLYPLLQAYDSVMVQADVEFGGTDQRFNNLLGRELQEISGQRPQQVFLVPILVGTDGAQKMSKSLGNYIAVNDSPNDMYGKVMSIPDKLIGSYYELLTDVPDAELAGIVKQVESGAVNPMTLKKRLAALITEQFHGKAGAQQGAEHFERTVQHKERPADMPTIALPFGGATAEVNVAKLLHRAGLAPSAMEGRRLVQQGSVKLDGRKLEAHEQSVVVKPGAVIQVGSRRYVQVVSEAS
- a CDS encoding alanine--glyoxylate aminotransferase family protein; this encodes MNLRIPGPTPVPQEVLSALSGPMINHRGPEFAAIQNKVTEGLKKVFGTKNDMIILTSSGTGGLEAAMANTLSPGERVVVISIGEFGERLIKIAKAYGADVVPVSFPYGSAADPDKVRQVLKSETKVNTVYLTHNETSTGVTNDLRSLAKVIKGEFNKTIVVDGVSSISSLPLPVDEWEIDIAISGSQKGWMTPPGLAMLSVSPRAWETIAKAKCPRFYFDLKMAKESADKGETPWTPAISIFYGLNTGLDLLFKEGLGSVYERHASIGAHTRQAVKAMGLQLFADERYASNTVTAIKIPEGVDWKAFNTTMRKEHGVVLGGGQGAIAGKIFRIGHLGFFTQKEIDDCLAAVKTVMGTMGGLKAPARSA